Part of the Myxococcota bacterium genome, CTGCGCGCCGACGTGGTGCGAGACCTGGCGGACGACCTTGCGCGCTTCGGCCTGGCGAGCCGCTCCGCGCGCGGGCGCGAGCGCATCGCGATGATCGCCGAGGCGATCGTCGCGCAGACGGAAGCGCTCGCGCTCGGCCTCGTCGACGGCCGCTTCCACAGCCTCGACGCCGCGGTCGAAGTCCTCACCGAGTTCGCCGCCGCCATGCTCGACCTGCCGCGCGCCTAGTTGCAGCCCCCGCCCGTTCCCTGTATCGACTGGGGCACCCGACCCAGTAGCTCAGCTGGATAGAGCGTCTGCCTCCGGAGCAGAAGGTCCCGCGTTCGAATCGCGGCTGGGTCGCCAGCGTCGACGAGCAGTTGGCTCAGGAGCTAACGTCGACCGGCGCTGCCCGGGGACGCGACGGGGTAACGGGTGCGGTCGTTGTGACGGCGATGGCCTCGCCGCTCTACGGGGTGCCCTCGACAGGCCGCATGCTCGCGGGTGCTCGCGAGCCGGGCAGCCGCCGGAGGCTGCAGGTCGTGGCTGCCGAGCGAAGGCGCCTCTACTGATCCTGACGAAAAAGCACCGTGCTCTCGATCTCGAACCCGCCACCATCGAGCTCCGAGGCGCAGTGGTAGGTCAGCGTGTAGTACTTGAGCCCGCCACCGGACTTGTCCACCAGAACGTCGTACGCCCCGACTCCTTCGTTGACGGCGATCTGAGCACTCGGCGTCGCGTCGGCAGCGATCGTGTCTGTCGCGTTCTGCAGGCTCTGATTTCGATGCACTTGAACGCTCACCAGCGGAAGCGCTCCGGGTGACGCGTCGAGGATGCGCACGGCGAGCGAACGCGGCGTGCCGCTCGCGTCGGCGCTGCAGGTGATCTGGTAGAGGTCCGTGGCCGACGCGGAGCTCGAGAGCGAGCCGTTCTGGGTGTGCGCGAGGGCCACCGGGCCGAAGAACAACAAGCCGAGAGAGACCAGTCGCGCGGCCCGGACGGCGTATCGGATCGTCATCTCCAAAGCCTATCTCGCGCCGCCTCCGTGCTGGAGCTGGGTGCGACAACGTACCGCGCCAGGCCTGGAGAGAGCGCTGCTAGCATCCGCCCGCCGCGATGGGAACGCGGAAGGGAGTGGCAGGTCGTGATCGGAAAGAGTTCAGATCGTCTGAGCAGGCCCTTGTCGCGGGTCGCGGGAGCTGTGTTGATGCTCGTCGCCGCCGTGGCGGCGAACGAAGCGCGCGCCGCCGGCGCAGTCGGATTCTCCACCTGGGACGGCGGGGTCGCCGCGCCGGCGTTGTTGCCGGGTGAGAGCGCGAGCGTGAGCGGCGTAGGCGGGCTCGCTGCTTCGATGGCCGGGAACCCGGCGTTGAACGGCTCGGCGTGGGCGCACACGGGCAACTGGTGGAACGTCTACCTGCCCGGGACGTCCCTGGCGACGATCACGATCCAGGCCAGAGACGATGGGTTCGCGCCGGGTGTGTCGGTCTGGGCGAGCGGAGCGACCGTGTTCGACGGCGGGACGACCGGCTGGGGCGGCGAGGTTTCGACTGCCGGCTTCGGCACGCCGCACTCGTTCAACGCGCTCGGCGTACTGGGCGCGTCCGGCACGCTCTGGATGCAATACGGACAGGGCGGGAACATGCAGGCGCTGCTGGGCTACGCGATCTCGGGGCCGTCCTACACGGGAACTCCGACGGGCTGGGGCGAGACCGTCGCCCACGGCGTCTTCGACATGACGCTGACGGATGCCTTCGTGAGCGCCGTCGGCGGCAGCGTCGGTGCCGGATTTGCGCAGCTAGAGCTCAGCAACGTCTCCGCCGGCTGGTACACCTTCTACGTGGGCGGTACGAATCCGGCGCTCGCAGGCGGACTGTACGACATCCAGGTCTCGACGGTGCCGGAGCCCTCGGCGCTTCTGCTGTGCGCGCTCGCTCTCACGGGACTCAACGCCGCACGCCGTCGCTCCTAGGACGCTCCCTTGCACGAGGTCGCCATGTGCGACGAGCCGGCGCGTCGCTTTGCGCGCGCTCTCCCGCTCCTCTTCGCGCTGGCGCTGAGCGTCGTGCCGGGCGAGGGCCGGGCGCACTTCGGGCCGAAGCCGATCTCGCTGCGCGGAGCGCCTGTTCCTCAGGTACCGGGGCTCGTCGATGGTCCCGATCCCATCGTCGTCGATCAGGGCGCGGCGATCGCTCTGGGCAAGGCGCTCTTCTGGGACATGAACCTCGGAAGCGACGGCGTCGCGTGCGCCACGTGTCACTTCCACGCGGGTGCGGATTCGAGGGTCATGAACCAGCTCGCACCGGGCGGCAAGAGCCCGGCCGTCGCGACCACCGCGTTCGATCTGTCTCCCTCGGGGGGCGTTCGCGGACCCAACTATCGACTCGCTCGCAGCGACTTCCCCTTCTACCGCACCAGCGACCCGCTCAACCCCATCGCGGCGCTGGTGTACGCGTCGGACGACGTGGTCGGCTCGGCGGGGAGCTTCGGCGGGGTCTTTCGCAGCGTGTCTCCGTCGTCGGGAACCGACGACTGCGCGCGACAGCCCGACCCGATCTTCCACGTCGGCTCTGTAGGCGTGCGGCGCGTCGAGGCGCGCAACGCGCCCAGCGTGATCAACTCGGTCTTCTCCTTCCGTCAGTTCTGGGATGGCGCCGCGAGCAACCGTTTCAACGGCAGCAGCCAGTGGGGAGAGCGCGATCCGGATGCAGGCGTCTGGGTGAGAACGGGACCCACTTCGGTGATGAAGCAGCGGCTCGCGCTCGAGAGCGCGTCGCTCGCGTCGCAGGCGCTGGCGCCGCCGCTCAACTCCGTCGAGATGAGCTGCGAGTCACGGAAACATCCGGATCTGGGCCGCAAGCTGGCTGACCGCGCGCCGCTCGCCGACCAGAACGTCCACTGGAGCGACAGTGTCTTGGGGCCCCTGGCGCAGAGCACGCCGGGCAACCTCCGTCCGGGTCTCGCCACGACTTACCGGGCGTTGGTCCAGGCCGCCTTCGCCTCGAAGTACTGGTCGTACGCAGGGACGGGCCCATTCGGCCAGCCCGCTGGGACGGATCCACAGCCTTACACGCAGTTCGAGGCCAACTTCGGGATGTTCTTCGCGCTCGCGATCCAGCTCTACGAAGCGACGCTGATCTCCGACCAGTCTCCGTTCGACCTGAGCGCCGTGGATCCCAACGGCGTGCCGATCGATCTCAGCCCCTCGGCGCAGCTCGGCTTCGACACGTTCCGGACCGCGCACTGCAACCTCTGCCACACCGGTCCCGTGTTCACCTCATCGGCGCTGGTCACGAACGCGACGCTGGTGCAGCAGGATCCGACCGTTTTCGGGAACGAGACCTTCGCCGTGAGCACGAGCTCGAACGTGGTGACGCGCCAATCGGTGACGGGAGGGACAGCAGTCATCGATACGGGCTTCGCGAGCAATGGCGTGACGCCGGATGGGGCGGACCTCGGACTCGGGGGAAGCGACCCTTTCGGCAACCCGCTCTCCTACGCGGACCAGTATTTGCAGTTTCTC contains:
- a CDS encoding PEP-CTERM sorting domain-containing protein (PEP-CTERM proteins occur, often in large numbers, in the proteomes of bacteria that also encode an exosortase, a predicted intramembrane cysteine proteinase. The presence of a PEP-CTERM domain at a protein's C-terminus predicts cleavage within the sorting domain, followed by covalent anchoring to some some component of the (usually Gram-negative) cell surface. Many PEP-CTERM proteins exhibit an unusual sequence composition that includes large numbers of potential glycosylation sites. Expression of one such protein has been shown restore the ability of a bacterium to form floc, a type of biofilm.), whose protein sequence is MMLVAAVAANEARAAGAVGFSTWDGGVAAPALLPGESASVSGVGGLAASMAGNPALNGSAWAHTGNWWNVYLPGTSLATITIQARDDGFAPGVSVWASGATVFDGGTTGWGGEVSTAGFGTPHSFNALGVLGASGTLWMQYGQGGNMQALLGYAISGPSYTGTPTGWGETVAHGVFDMTLTDAFVSAVGGSVGAGFAQLELSNVSAGWYTFYVGGTNPALAGGLYDIQVSTVPEPSALLLCALALTGLNAARRRS
- a CDS encoding cytochrome-c peroxidase, with the protein product MHEVAMCDEPARRFARALPLLFALALSVVPGEGRAHFGPKPISLRGAPVPQVPGLVDGPDPIVVDQGAAIALGKALFWDMNLGSDGVACATCHFHAGADSRVMNQLAPGGKSPAVATTAFDLSPSGGVRGPNYRLARSDFPFYRTSDPLNPIAALVYASDDVVGSAGSFGGVFRSVSPSSGTDDCARQPDPIFHVGSVGVRRVEARNAPSVINSVFSFRQFWDGAASNRFNGSSQWGERDPDAGVWVRTGPTSVMKQRLALESASLASQALAPPLNSVEMSCESRKHPDLGRKLADRAPLADQNVHWSDSVLGPLAQSTPGNLRPGLATTYRALVQAAFASKYWSYAGTGPFGQPAGTDPQPYTQFEANFGMFFALAIQLYEATLISDQSPFDLSAVDPNGVPIDLSPSAQLGFDTFRTAHCNLCHTGPVFTSSALVTNATLVQQDPTVFGNETFAVSTSSNVVTRQSVTGGTAVIDTGFASNGVTPDGADLGLGGSDPFGNPLSYADQYLQFLAGNPSGVVDPHVDEVRACDLDVSIARNQPDAHPIFFTQVEGVLPQPQSTTGCFSALGAFVPTPAAARAELQSPSNTKMRSAARNSFKIPSLRNVELTGPYMHNGSMATLQEVIEFYTRGGNYDTPGKQFGTVFPQVDLRFSPQLRQALLDFLLSLTDERVRWERAPFDHPELRIADGHAGNNLAVTGTSPIGPQLGLDQTRLVPAVGAEGRTTTPLGSFDAALEEPPAAAPVPAIGAGKVLLVLLLLVITIASLRVRERRS